The genomic region TGCCCAACCAGGGCGTGCAGATCCTCTACGAGGTGCTCAACGAGCTGCCCGACACCCTCGCCGAGCGGACGTACGCGGTCTGGCCGGACCTGGAGAACCTGATGCGCGTCCACGGCGTGCCGCAGTTCACTGTCGACGCGCACCGGCCGGTGCGCGACTTCGACGTGTTCGGCATCTCGTTCTCCACAGAGCTGGGCTACACGAACCTGCTCACCGCGATCGACCTGGCCGGCATCCCGATGCTGGCGGCCGACCGTACCGACGCCGACCCGGTGATCGTGGCCGGCGGGCACGCGGCGTTCAACCCGGAGCCGATCGCCGACTTCATCGACGCCGCAGTGCTCGGTGACGGCGAGGAGGCCGTCCTGGAGATCACCGCGATCGTCCGGGAGTGGAAGGCCGAGGGCTCCCCGGGTGGCCGCGACGAGCTGCTGCTGCGGCTGGCACGCACCGAGAGCGTGTACGTGCCGCGCTTCTACGACGTGGACTACCTCCCGGACGGGCGGATCCAGCGTGTCGTGCCAAACCGGGCAGATGTGCCGTTCCGGGTGCACAAGCGCACAACGATGGACCTGGACGCGTGGCCGTACCCGAAGAAGCCCCTCGTGCCGTTGGCCGAGACGGTCCACGAGCGGTACGCGGTGGAGATCTTCCGGGGTTGCACACGGGGTTGCCGGTTCTGCCAGGCCGGCATGATCACCCGCCCGGTGCGGGAGCGCTCGATCACCACGGTGGGGCAGATGGTCCAGCAGGGGCTGGAGTTCTCCGGCTTCTCCGAGGTGGGCCTGCTGTCGCTGTCGTCGGCCGACCACTCCGAGATCGGCGACATGTGCTCCGGCCTGGCCGAGCAGTACTCGGGCACCAACGTCTCGCTGTCGCTGCCGTCGACCCGCGTGGACGCCTTCAACATCGACCTTGCCCAGGAGTTGTCCCGCAACGGTCGGCGTACGGGTCTGACCTTCGCGCCGGAGGGCGGGTCCGAGCGCATCCGCAAGGTCATCAACAAGATGGTGTCGAAGGAAGACCTCATCCGCACCGTCGTCACCGCGTACACCAACGGGTGGCGGCAGGTGAAGCTCTACTTCATGTGCGGCCTGCCCACCGAGACCGACGAGGACGTCCTCGAGATCGCGGACATGGCCCACGAGGTGATCAGGGCGGGTCGGGCCGCCACCGGCTCCAAGGACATCCGCTGCACCGTTTCCATCGGCGGTTTCGTGCCGAAGCCGCACACCCCCTTCCAGTGGGCGTCAATGGTGCGTCCGGAGGTCATCGACCACCGGCTCAAGATCCTCAAGCAGGCGATCAACTCGGACCGCTCGTTGGGCCGGGCCATCGGCTACCGCTACCACGATGGCGAGCCTTCGCTGATCGAGGGCCTGCTGTCCCGAGGTGACCGCCGGGTCGGCTCCGTGATCCGCAAGGTGTGGGAGAACGGCGGCCGGTTCGACGGGTGGAGCGAGCACTTCTCGTACCAGCGCTGGGTGGACGCCGCGGCCGAGACGCTGCCGACGTTCGGGGTGGATCTCGACTGGTACACCACCCGTGAGCGTGAGGAGTTGGAGGTCCTTCCGTGGGACCACCTCGACTCCGGGCTGGACAAGGACTGGCTCTGGCAGGACTGGCAGGACTCGGTGAGCGGCTTCGAGCAGGACGACTGCCGCTGGACGCCGTGCTTCGATTGCGGGGTCTGCCCGTCGATGGACACCGAGATCCAGATCGGCCCCACCGGCAAGAAGCTCCTGCCCCTGACCCCGGTGAAAGCCTTGCAGGCCCCCACCGCCTGAACCTCCGACCGGCGCCGCCCCAGCCAGCGTTGATCATGAAGTTGTTGCCTGTGGCACCGCGTGTCGCCGACAATGACTTCATGATCAATGGTTACTGAGTTCCGAGGAGCGAGACGATCAGTAAGAAACCACAGCCGGAAGGCGGGCAGGCGCCGATCGTTCAGCGTGTCCGTATCCGGTACGCCAAGCGCGGGCCGCTCCGGTTCACCTCACATCGGGACTTCGCCCGGGCCTTCGAACGCGCCCTGCGTCGAGCCGCCGTACCGATCGCCTTCTCGCAGGGCTTCACCCCGCACCCGAAGATCTCCTACGCCAGCGCGGCACCCACCGGGGTGGCCAGTGAGGCGGAGTACCTGGAGATCGGCCTTCAGGCGCCTGTCGACCCGGAGGCACTGCGCGCCGCGCTGGACGCCGCGCTCTCGCCAGGGCTGGACGTGCTGGAAGCGGTGATCGCCGACGGCGGCAGCCTGCCGGACCGGATCGAGGCGTCGCACTGGCACATCGAGCTGCCCGAGGTTGACCCCGCAGTGCTCCGAGCCGCCGTGGACGCCTTCAGCGCCGCCCACGAGGTACTGGTCGAGCGGATGACCAAGCAGGGTCGACGGACGTTCGACGCCCGCGCGGCCGTGATATCGATCGATGTCCCGATGGCGACGCAGACGCCTTCCGGGGTGCCGGCCGTACCGTGTGCGATACTCGAACTGGTCGTGCGGCAGGTCACCCCGTCCGTACGGCCCGATGACGTCCTTTCCGGCCTCCGCGTGGTGGCCGACCTGGAGCCGCCGGTTTCGCCGAGGGTGACCCGGCTGGCTCAGGGCACGTTGACCGCGCAGGGTGCGATCGTGGATCCGTTGGATGCGGACCGCGGCGGGGCAGCCATCGTTGGGCACTGACCGACGGTCAGTGCTCTGGCAGGCAGACTTCGGCGGTCGCGCACCACGCGCGCCCGGCGGAAACACTTTTGCGGCAACCCTGCGTGGCAGCGCTCACCCGCGCCCGGGGCAGCCAGAACTGGAGAACGTCCATGCTCGAGAACGAGCCCGAGGGCGGCGAACGGACCGGCTCACAGCCGGCCGGTGACACCGCTGACCAGAGCACCACCGACGGCGCTTCCGCCACGCCCGCCGGTTCGGCTCCGCTGGAGCCAGATGGTGCGCAGAGCGCCGAGCCGACCAGCGCGCAGAGCGCCGAGCCGACCAGCGCGCAGAGCGCCGAGCCGACCAGCGCGCAGAGCGCCGAGCCTGCGGCTCCGGTGCGGCGTACCCGGACGACCCGCCGTCGGGCCGCACCACTCACCCAGCCGGAGCAGACCGACGCGCCGGTCGAGGCGTCCACCGGCGGGCCGGGCAGCGCCGAGTCGCCGCAGGCGGAGGTCTTCGCCCCGATCTCCGGTGACCAGGACGTCGCCCCGAAGACCACCCGTCGCCGCCGCAAGGCCACCCCTGTCGAGGCTCCCGCCGAGGAGCCGCTCGTCGCTGCCTCCGCCGAGGAGGCGTCCGCCGAGGTGGTGCCGCCGGTCAAGGTGACGCGTACGCGCCGCAAGAAGGCCGCGCCGCCCGCCGTCGTGGAGCCCGCAGCCGTCGAGGAGCCGCCGGTCGTGGAGGAGCCCGTCGTCGAGGCGGAGCCCGTCGAGCCGCCGGCGGAGTCGGACCTGCGCGAGGCGGAAGCCGAACTGAACGAGGCGGAGATCGAGCCGGCCCGGTCCAGCGGCGCCGAAGAGAGCGCCGGGGACGTGCCGCCCGGAGTGGCCGTTGCCAACGTGGCGGAAGAGCCGATTGAGCCCGTCGACGTCATCGAGCCGGAGCCGCCGCGTACCCGTCGTCGCCGGGCGGCGCTCTCCGCGCCCACAGTGCTGTTCATGGCGCCGCAGCCCGACGCCGTGCCGGTGACCCGCCCGGCGGAACCCGCCCCAATCGCCGAGGAGCCGGCCGCCGAGGTCGAGCCGTCCCGTCGGCGGCGGCGCGGTCGCCGCGACGTCGAGCCGGTGGAGCCCGTCGAGGCGTTCGAGGCCGAGGAAGAGCCGACCGAAGAGGCCGACGGGGCCGCCGAGGCGGACGAGGACGACGAGGACAGCGCCGCCGCGCGTCGCCGCCGCCGGCGTGGTCGCCGTGGCCGTGGCCGTGGCAAGGGCGGGGCCGACGACGCCGAGGACGAGGACTCCGAGGAAGCCGCGCAGGCCGACGAGGAAGAGACCGCCGAAGCCGAGGGCGACGAGGACGAGGAGTCCGAGGGTGGGGACGGGCTGACCCGTCGCCGCAGGCGTCGCCGTCGCCGGGGCGCTGGTGACACCGAGGGTGCCGCCGACGACGGCGTACCGACCGTGGTCAAGATCCGTGAGCCGCGTCGTACCGTCGACGAGGTCCAGGGCGTGTCCGGCTCGACCCGGCTGGAGGCCAAGCGCCAGCGCCGCCGCGACGGCCGGGAGCAGCGGCGTACCCGGCCACCGATCCTCAGCGAGTCGGAGTTCCTGGCCCGCCGGGAGGCTGTCGACCGGGTGATGGCGGTCCGGCAGCGCGGTGACCGCACCCAGATCGCCGTCCTGGAGGACGGGGTGCTTGTCGAGCACTACGTCACCCGCAACTCCTCGGGCACGATGGCCGGCAACGTCTACCTGGGCAAGGTGCAGAACGTGCTGCCCAGTATGGAGGCGGCGTTCGTCGACGTCGGTCGGGGCCGCAACGCGGTGCTGTACGCCGGCGAGGTCAACTGGGACACCTCCGGGCTGGAGGGGCGCGCCCGCTCGATCGAGCAGGCGCTGCGCTCCGGTGACTCGGTGCTCGTGCAGGTCACCAAGGACCCGATCGGGCACAAGGGCGCCCGGCTCACCAGCCACATCGCGCTCTCCGGCCGGCACCTGGTGTACGTGCCCAACGGCAACGCCTCGGGGATCAGCCGCAAGCTGCCGGACACCGAGCGCAAGCGGCTGCGCGACGTCCTCAAGAAGCTCGTGCCGGACGGCGCAGGCGTGATCGTCCGTACGGCCGCCGAGGGCGCCAGCGAGGACGAGCTTGCCCGTGACGTCAAGCGGCTCCAGGCGCAGTGGGAGGACATCCAGGCCAAGGCCGCCGAGGGCGGTGCGCCGGTGCTGCTCTACGAGGAGCCCGACCTGGTCATCCGCGTGGTCCGGGACCTGTTCAACGAGGACTTCCGCGAGCTGGTGATCGAGGGCGAGCAGTCGTACGGCATGGTCGAGTCGTACCTGTCGCACGTCTCCCCGGACCTGGTCGACCGGGTACGCCGGCACGTCGGCACGACCGACATCTTCGCCGAGTACCGGATCGACGAGCAGATCATCAAGGGTCTGGACCGCAAGGTGTTCCTGCCCTCGGGCGGCTCGCTGGTGATCGACAAGACCGAGGCCATGACGGTCGTCGACGTCAACACCGGCAAGTACACCGGCTCCGGGGGCAACCTGGAGGAGACGGTCACCCGCAACAACCTGGAGGCGGCCGAGGAGATCGTCCGTCAGCTCCGGCTGCGTGACATCGGCGGCATCGTGGTGATCGACTTCATCGACATGGTGTTGGAGTCGAACCGCGAGTTGGTGCTGCGCCGGCTCACCGAGTGCCTGGGCCGGGACCGCACCAAGCACCAGGTCACCGAGATCACCTCGCTCGGTCTGGTGCAGATGACCCGTAAGCGGATCGGCGCGGGCCTGCTGGAGGCGTTCAGCGAGACCTGCGAGTGCTGCAAGGGTCGGGGCGTCATCATCCACACCGAGCCGGTGCCGGAGAAGCCGCGTACCGCTGGGGCGGGGGAGAAGGTCAAGGCCGTCGCCTCGTCGGCCCCGGCGGCCCCGGCGGCCCCGGCGGCCGCGGCGGTCTCGGCGGCTCCGGCCACCGAGCAGGGCACGGCATCCTCCCGCCGACGGGGGCGCAAGGGCGCCTCGGCCGAGCGGGCAGTGGTCGAGGTCGTCGACACCGACACCAGCACCGAGTCGGACGTCGACTACCAGGACACCATGGGCTACGACCTGTCCCGCTACGAGTCGGACACCGCTGCCGGGCCGGCGGTCGCCGACGCCCAGCAGGGCGAGTCGGCCCGGTTGGCCGCGGCGGACGACCCGGACGCGCTCACCGACGGCGACACCGACGAGGAGAGCACCGAGGGCGGCGCTGGGCGTCGCCGCTCCCGCCGGGGCGGCGCGCGTCGGCGGACCCGCCCCTGACGCCTGACCCGCGAAGTGTTTGAGGAGGTCCCTTCCCCGGCAATCTGACGGGGGAGGGACCTCGTCGTCGTGGGCCACCCGGGCCGCTCCCGGTCAGGAGGAGAAGATGCGCCGCCTGCTCGCCGTAGCCGTGCTGGTGACCGCGCTCGCCGTATCGGCCTGTTCCGCCGACCGGGCGGCCGGCGAGGGCACGGCAGTTCCGACGGCGGCCGGGCCCGGAGCCACGTCCGCCGGGCCGACCGGTACGCCCTCGGCCGGCGACGCGCAGGTGTGTGCCGAGTCGCAGCGGGCCGGTACGACAGCCGTACGGATGTACGTGGAGGAGTTGGGTCGGATGGTGGCAGCGGTGGGTGCCGGAGACAGCGCCACTGCCGAGGCTGCCCGCGTACGGGCCGAGGCGGCGCTGGCGCAGTGGCGTACCACGCTGCGGGAGCAGTCCGCCCGAGCAGCCGATCCGCAGCTCAGGACCCTGCTCAACGACATGGGCACCGAGGTCGCCGCGCTCGGCGTCGACGGTGAGTCGATCGACGAGACCGAACTCGACAGGCTTCAGCAGCGCCTCGACCAGCTCTGCGTACGCTGACCAGGGCGGGCCGGTTTGGGGTCCGGGGCTGCCATGGCGTACTCTTGCCTGCGGCGCACCTTTGGTGTGCTGAGTTCCCGTGTGCCCGCGCCGCCGTGCACTGCTACCCGGCGAGCCGCCGCGGGGACGACCGCCAGCAGCCTCAACGACAGGGAGTCCGCCTCCGATGTACGCGATCGTCAAG from Micromonospora profundi harbors:
- a CDS encoding TIGR03936 family radical SAM-associated protein is translated as MRYAKRGPLRFTSHRDFARAFERALRRAAVPIAFSQGFTPHPKISYASAAPTGVASEAEYLEIGLQAPVDPEALRAALDAALSPGLDVLEAVIADGGSLPDRIEASHWHIELPEVDPAVLRAAVDAFSAAHEVLVERMTKQGRRTFDARAAVISIDVPMATQTPSGVPAVPCAILELVVRQVTPSVRPDDVLSGLRVVADLEPPVSPRVTRLAQGTLTAQGAIVDPLDADRGGAAIVGH
- a CDS encoding Rne/Rng family ribonuclease → MLENEPEGGERTGSQPAGDTADQSTTDGASATPAGSAPLEPDGAQSAEPTSAQSAEPTSAQSAEPTSAQSAEPAAPVRRTRTTRRRAAPLTQPEQTDAPVEASTGGPGSAESPQAEVFAPISGDQDVAPKTTRRRRKATPVEAPAEEPLVAASAEEASAEVVPPVKVTRTRRKKAAPPAVVEPAAVEEPPVVEEPVVEAEPVEPPAESDLREAEAELNEAEIEPARSSGAEESAGDVPPGVAVANVAEEPIEPVDVIEPEPPRTRRRRAALSAPTVLFMAPQPDAVPVTRPAEPAPIAEEPAAEVEPSRRRRRGRRDVEPVEPVEAFEAEEEPTEEADGAAEADEDDEDSAAARRRRRRGRRGRGRGKGGADDAEDEDSEEAAQADEEETAEAEGDEDEESEGGDGLTRRRRRRRRRGAGDTEGAADDGVPTVVKIREPRRTVDEVQGVSGSTRLEAKRQRRRDGREQRRTRPPILSESEFLARREAVDRVMAVRQRGDRTQIAVLEDGVLVEHYVTRNSSGTMAGNVYLGKVQNVLPSMEAAFVDVGRGRNAVLYAGEVNWDTSGLEGRARSIEQALRSGDSVLVQVTKDPIGHKGARLTSHIALSGRHLVYVPNGNASGISRKLPDTERKRLRDVLKKLVPDGAGVIVRTAAEGASEDELARDVKRLQAQWEDIQAKAAEGGAPVLLYEEPDLVIRVVRDLFNEDFRELVIEGEQSYGMVESYLSHVSPDLVDRVRRHVGTTDIFAEYRIDEQIIKGLDRKVFLPSGGSLVIDKTEAMTVVDVNTGKYTGSGGNLEETVTRNNLEAAEEIVRQLRLRDIGGIVVIDFIDMVLESNRELVLRRLTECLGRDRTKHQVTEITSLGLVQMTRKRIGAGLLEAFSETCECCKGRGVIIHTEPVPEKPRTAGAGEKVKAVASSAPAAPAAPAAAAVSAAPATEQGTASSRRRGRKGASAERAVVEVVDTDTSTESDVDYQDTMGYDLSRYESDTAAGPAVADAQQGESARLAAADDPDALTDGDTDEESTEGGAGRRRSRRGGARRRTRP
- a CDS encoding TIGR03960 family B12-binding radical SAM protein, with translation MSAPSTTPRAAATNSVWPRLEPLLPQVSKPIQYVGGELGAVVKDWDAATVRWALMYPDAYEVGLPNQGVQILYEVLNELPDTLAERTYAVWPDLENLMRVHGVPQFTVDAHRPVRDFDVFGISFSTELGYTNLLTAIDLAGIPMLAADRTDADPVIVAGGHAAFNPEPIADFIDAAVLGDGEEAVLEITAIVREWKAEGSPGGRDELLLRLARTESVYVPRFYDVDYLPDGRIQRVVPNRADVPFRVHKRTTMDLDAWPYPKKPLVPLAETVHERYAVEIFRGCTRGCRFCQAGMITRPVRERSITTVGQMVQQGLEFSGFSEVGLLSLSSADHSEIGDMCSGLAEQYSGTNVSLSLPSTRVDAFNIDLAQELSRNGRRTGLTFAPEGGSERIRKVINKMVSKEDLIRTVVTAYTNGWRQVKLYFMCGLPTETDEDVLEIADMAHEVIRAGRAATGSKDIRCTVSIGGFVPKPHTPFQWASMVRPEVIDHRLKILKQAINSDRSLGRAIGYRYHDGEPSLIEGLLSRGDRRVGSVIRKVWENGGRFDGWSEHFSYQRWVDAAAETLPTFGVDLDWYTTREREELEVLPWDHLDSGLDKDWLWQDWQDSVSGFEQDDCRWTPCFDCGVCPSMDTEIQIGPTGKKLLPLTPVKALQAPTA